From the genome of Thermogutta terrifontis, one region includes:
- a CDS encoding tetratricopeptide repeat protein, producing the protein MLRMNSYPAGGLLFSVLVLFGATILLGAESPSSEAPEVRLERLVGLPTVPRAIAEAIQDHRYDQAVHLIDAELAQKPAQPDYLVYLKGRALYLQQHYDAAVEVFQQAEKDFPKSSWRYWFRFGQALALARKGDFAGAQAIYRDEAQRVLSPERSEELATIYIEFADRYFQPTNPLEEKPDYNKAREFYTKALEVNPSPSLQARIVFQIARCHHLASEWPQAVTAYRDFLQRFPGDEREIQGRLYLGEVLLAMSSSVEARRVWEDLLSKFGDQPSEEVATAAFRLAETRNMPLPNTDEDLSQGVNYLRQFLERFPKDRRVPAAYLQMAQGYAHLHHWDEAEKILTEFLADPRAEKSPERAEAIFLLGTVHLRQQRFAQAVESWRTFVEQFPTHPRWSEAQMLIIDAEYQEAASLYVAEKYPEAEKAFRKFLAAHPLDSRAPQILFTLGTIALRQKKYEEAIRRWQQLADKYPENTWGQNAIYAIAQVYEEKLLDAEKALEYYRKVTGPMAPAATNAIARLTARTLVAETVRVYRSDETPKIRLVTRNIEKVTVGIYRLDPEAYFRKYRSLQGVEHLDLALIDPDEKREVTIPNYKPYVELETFIPVAFSGGEKAGVAAVNISSQTLEVTTLLLQSDLDLIVKSSRDELFVFAENMRETKPWAGVRLLVAAGDGQLQEVRTNEEGVYLGRLPGHSSQDVSVLAIADGHVASNELSLDGIAPARGLTDRGLIYTDRPIYRPGQVVNVRGIIRLASVQKTEAAPEAAGAPDQSQADRSKGAADRLIAPVGRKFHLQVLDSANRPLHAIDVTLDSYGCLHDQFLLPEGAPLGQYRVVADDGDGHVFQGGFQVASFEVDPVQITIDTPRQVYYRGEKIEGIIRVAFSFGTPLGREEVRYRLAGEPVQTAITDEKGEVRFSLDTRDYSEAQVLPFAVVLPRRNLTTGVNFVLAVQGFSIHLSTPREVYLPGESFEVRVETKDAAGKPSAEKLLLKVMRRTHAGRVQGTVTVSETPVETASDGTARVVVRLEEGGLYILRAEGTDRFGHPIWREIAVKVSDEKDADRLHILADQHTFRVGDTARVRIHWKDQPTLGVVCFQGAHILGHRLVPLKTGDNELEIPITAEMAPRFDLSVAVMRDIRDDRALVGGPSADSGDAVADVTPRPRRFFEAVSVFDVERDLRVKVEWKIKGQPAKKTPSPGDELEVTLTTTDAQGRPIPAQVSVALVESLLLERFGRGPSLLEWFRGETREGAFRTFSTIEFRYQPITRPINRLLLAEEEREQLEADEAATRLALGPVGGALGGFGGVPVDAAALAEQSAIPEVEALGRTANEPLAEVEMAKKADTRARRGLPTDGKPALPELKIQQAMEKAAAVNAAGERQLKQAMDKFFAGVAEERTGMAGRFLTPTQGNLQQISATSTQDFLVLDARGRLQWLGPSQLRKGDLAALAERLTREGSLLYPLSSAAETAFWDPAVETGPDGKATLTIPLPDRATTWRLIAQGVTVDTLVGEDDITIQAKKDFFAEVKWPGVLRLGDTVEIPVVLHNGRFDSGIVEVALTRLVGARRTTDTRRVTFQQKGAASVTFTVPVEMPAEWYEALKAAEKPEQVEELLRQSVEFHLAVLDPSSQEVLDSTTQSIPLRPQGVMEYLTSGGSATGDTTTWLELANVAGSSPWLMEILVGPSVERSLLDLVTGSPQQVRLALIETSSPAEKLVAELMTAVVVQDYLRKAVPQDVSMMPVIDARIRTAIAGLVASQQEDGGWAWIGCVLPEERAKRKVASDSRTSALTFWALCLARAAGYGVAQPTMDRATEFLNQAIARAPAEDNEIRAVLVHALAQQKQADFALLNRLHRERQNLSLEGKLYLTLALAAMDRKPMAEEVLKLIDPAVLAEAKPQDRVAWGTLSPAEAHALYALALEAVLPQSPELPRQIDWLMAHRVGNRWIPDRATGPAAFALTQWFANQGFQNESCRITVFVNDFQVASLSLHPQSTTQSVLVPPKFLVKGKQRIQFRVEGRARYTYQCLASHFVPMAQARETPYRYILRAAPLEVEGREIPAGVAPVIPKPGWSMPVNTVTQLAVGKQAIVSVDVFPGWDQKSNQITQLIVSVPIPGGAAVVPQSIQTTSERYEIRPGEVVFYVNRRDPAVGVSFNFRIVGLVPGKYDLDAVVVRDANDPAGYGVIRPGRSSEGNMKLEVLPSGSPSKDQYVLSPQEMYELGKIAFNKQNWQEAEKYLSQLLTSTNWRVRDEVLKELAPMMVDIYLQLDKPHEVVQYFEILKVKWPDFEIPFEKILKIAACYERMGEYERSFLIFRATLESRFVADSNVAGFLDDQKEFLRSVEVMNRLLAEYPPEPYTAAARYALAQRIYAKSGEDDPRLRRARINRIHLVHLAWEMLDRFLTAFSEDPAADQAAFAAANALLDGRFYEQAAASAARYAQRYPKSPLVDSFWYMIGYCQYAMGQYQQAIDMCKKVAETKRTDPATGRTVESPNKWQALYILGQIYHSLGQPVQAIQYYGMVAQRFSDAREAIEYFTRKAIEIPEVTTIPPGKPVTVPLHFRNLATCEVRAYRVDLFKFALLKRDLAGITEINLAGIRPEYEETLTLGDGRDYRDRELALKLPFQKEGAYLVVCRGESLYTSGMVVVSPLTLEVQEDPSSGRVRVTIKDSSGNFVKGVEVKVIGSRNGDFVSGETDLRGVFVADGIRGTVTVIARYQGDKYAFYRGKVELLPEALPAAQAPQGAPVPGRTGKPGELPRRRPEDELLRGLRESNQLFQQQQIENLQRMYRENRKGVEASQAF; encoded by the coding sequence ATGCTGCGGATGAACTCTTATCCGGCCGGTGGTCTGCTGTTCAGTGTGCTGGTGCTGTTTGGAGCAACCATTCTTCTTGGGGCCGAGTCCCCCTCTTCGGAAGCTCCCGAGGTGCGGCTGGAACGTCTTGTCGGATTGCCCACGGTGCCGCGTGCCATCGCCGAAGCGATCCAGGACCACCGTTACGATCAGGCGGTACACCTCATCGACGCGGAACTGGCCCAAAAACCCGCGCAACCGGATTATCTCGTGTATTTAAAAGGTCGGGCACTCTATCTTCAGCAACACTACGACGCGGCCGTGGAGGTCTTTCAACAGGCAGAAAAGGATTTCCCAAAAAGTTCGTGGCGGTACTGGTTCCGCTTTGGGCAGGCCCTCGCTTTGGCGCGGAAGGGCGATTTTGCTGGGGCCCAGGCGATCTATCGCGACGAGGCCCAGCGCGTCCTGTCGCCCGAGCGGAGTGAAGAGCTGGCCACCATCTATATTGAATTTGCCGACCGGTATTTTCAGCCCACCAATCCGTTGGAAGAAAAACCGGATTATAACAAAGCACGGGAGTTTTACACCAAGGCGCTGGAGGTGAATCCCAGCCCGTCTCTCCAGGCGCGGATTGTCTTTCAGATTGCCCGGTGCCACCATCTGGCGTCGGAGTGGCCGCAGGCGGTGACGGCTTATCGCGACTTTCTCCAACGATTTCCTGGTGATGAGCGCGAGATCCAGGGGCGACTCTATTTGGGCGAAGTCCTGCTGGCGATGAGCAGCAGCGTAGAGGCCCGCCGGGTCTGGGAGGATTTACTCAGCAAGTTTGGCGATCAACCCAGTGAGGAAGTCGCCACGGCGGCGTTTCGTCTGGCCGAAACCCGGAACATGCCGTTACCAAACACGGATGAGGACCTCAGTCAGGGCGTCAACTATCTGAGACAGTTTCTGGAGCGCTTTCCCAAGGACAGGCGGGTGCCAGCCGCCTACCTGCAAATGGCTCAGGGATACGCGCACCTCCATCACTGGGACGAGGCGGAAAAAATCCTCACGGAATTCCTAGCCGATCCCCGAGCGGAAAAAAGCCCCGAGCGGGCGGAGGCGATCTTTCTTTTGGGAACGGTGCATCTCCGCCAGCAGCGTTTCGCCCAAGCCGTCGAGAGCTGGCGAACCTTCGTTGAACAGTTTCCCACACACCCCCGGTGGAGTGAGGCCCAAATGCTGATCATTGACGCCGAATATCAGGAGGCAGCGAGTCTGTACGTGGCGGAAAAGTATCCCGAGGCTGAAAAAGCTTTCCGCAAATTTCTGGCGGCGCATCCGCTCGACAGTCGGGCACCGCAGATTCTCTTCACGCTGGGGACGATCGCCCTCAGACAGAAGAAGTACGAGGAGGCTATCCGCCGCTGGCAGCAACTGGCGGACAAGTATCCTGAAAACACATGGGGCCAAAATGCGATCTACGCCATCGCTCAGGTGTACGAGGAAAAACTCCTCGACGCCGAAAAGGCACTCGAATATTATCGCAAAGTCACCGGACCTATGGCGCCCGCGGCCACAAACGCCATTGCCAGGCTGACAGCGCGGACCTTGGTGGCGGAGACCGTGCGGGTGTATCGGTCCGATGAAACACCGAAGATCCGGCTCGTCACCCGCAACATCGAAAAAGTGACCGTGGGCATCTATCGGCTGGATCCGGAGGCCTATTTCCGCAAATACCGCAGCTTGCAGGGAGTCGAGCACCTGGATTTGGCGCTCATCGATCCCGATGAGAAGCGCGAAGTCACAATTCCCAATTACAAGCCGTATGTCGAGCTGGAAACATTCATACCCGTGGCCTTTTCTGGAGGTGAGAAAGCCGGGGTGGCCGCCGTCAATATCAGCAGTCAGACGCTGGAGGTCACCACCCTGCTGCTCCAGAGCGACCTCGATCTCATCGTTAAATCGTCCCGCGATGAGTTGTTCGTGTTCGCCGAGAACATGCGCGAAACCAAGCCCTGGGCGGGGGTCCGCCTGCTTGTCGCCGCGGGTGACGGGCAGCTCCAGGAAGTGCGGACCAACGAAGAAGGAGTCTATCTGGGACGGCTGCCAGGCCATTCTTCTCAGGATGTGAGCGTTCTGGCGATCGCGGACGGGCATGTCGCCAGCAACGAGTTGAGCCTCGATGGGATCGCGCCGGCGCGGGGACTGACCGACCGGGGGTTGATCTACACGGATCGCCCGATTTACCGTCCCGGGCAGGTTGTCAATGTACGAGGTATTATCCGGTTGGCCAGTGTGCAAAAGACCGAAGCGGCCCCGGAAGCCGCAGGTGCGCCAGATCAGAGCCAAGCCGATCGCTCCAAAGGAGCTGCAGACCGGCTGATTGCCCCCGTCGGACGCAAGTTCCACCTTCAGGTCCTGGATTCCGCCAATCGTCCCCTGCACGCGATTGATGTCACGCTTGATTCCTACGGCTGCCTGCATGACCAGTTTCTCCTGCCCGAGGGAGCACCGCTCGGCCAGTATCGGGTGGTGGCCGACGATGGCGACGGCCACGTTTTCCAGGGTGGTTTTCAGGTGGCCTCGTTCGAGGTTGATCCGGTGCAAATCACCATCGATACACCACGGCAGGTGTACTATCGGGGTGAAAAGATTGAGGGAATAATTCGCGTGGCGTTCAGTTTTGGCACACCGCTGGGTCGGGAAGAGGTCCGCTATCGGCTGGCGGGTGAGCCGGTCCAAACGGCGATCACCGACGAAAAGGGCGAGGTGCGATTCAGCCTCGACACGCGGGATTACTCGGAGGCGCAAGTCCTTCCCTTCGCGGTCGTGTTGCCGCGGCGAAATCTCACCACCGGTGTCAATTTTGTTCTGGCTGTCCAGGGATTTTCGATCCATCTCAGCACACCGCGCGAGGTCTATCTGCCCGGCGAAAGCTTCGAGGTTCGCGTGGAGACAAAAGATGCGGCCGGGAAACCATCCGCCGAAAAGCTCCTTCTGAAAGTGATGCGTCGCACCCATGCCGGCCGTGTCCAGGGAACCGTGACGGTCAGCGAGACGCCCGTCGAGACCGCGTCCGATGGAACGGCACGGGTTGTCGTGCGGCTGGAAGAAGGGGGCCTGTACATCTTGCGGGCAGAAGGCACCGACCGCTTCGGGCATCCCATCTGGCGAGAAATCGCGGTCAAAGTTTCCGACGAGAAAGACGCCGACCGCCTGCACATTCTCGCCGATCAGCACACGTTCCGCGTGGGCGATACAGCCCGCGTGCGGATCCACTGGAAAGATCAACCGACCCTGGGAGTCGTGTGTTTCCAGGGGGCGCACATTTTGGGACATCGGCTGGTGCCTTTGAAGACGGGCGATAATGAGCTGGAAATTCCAATTACGGCGGAAATGGCGCCGCGATTTGATTTGAGCGTGGCCGTCATGCGCGACATTCGGGATGATCGCGCTCTCGTGGGGGGACCATCGGCCGACTCGGGCGACGCGGTGGCCGATGTGACGCCTCGACCACGACGATTTTTCGAAGCCGTGAGCGTATTTGACGTCGAGCGCGACCTGCGGGTGAAGGTGGAATGGAAGATCAAGGGCCAACCCGCGAAGAAGACACCCAGCCCCGGCGACGAGTTGGAAGTCACACTGACCACCACCGACGCTCAGGGACGACCGATCCCCGCGCAGGTCAGTGTGGCGCTGGTTGAATCACTGCTTCTGGAACGATTCGGCCGTGGGCCGTCGCTGCTGGAATGGTTCCGCGGCGAAACCCGGGAGGGGGCATTCCGAACGTTCAGCACCATTGAGTTCCGCTACCAACCAATCACCCGCCCGATCAACCGCCTGCTCCTTGCTGAAGAAGAGCGAGAACAGCTCGAGGCAGACGAGGCTGCCACGCGATTGGCCCTGGGGCCCGTGGGCGGTGCGCTAGGTGGCTTCGGTGGAGTCCCAGTGGATGCGGCGGCGCTGGCGGAGCAATCAGCCATCCCGGAAGTGGAGGCATTGGGGAGAACCGCAAACGAGCCGCTGGCCGAGGTCGAAATGGCCAAGAAGGCCGATACCCGTGCCCGCCGCGGCCTGCCCACCGACGGCAAACCCGCTCTGCCGGAACTGAAGATCCAGCAAGCGATGGAGAAAGCTGCCGCCGTCAACGCGGCAGGCGAGCGGCAACTGAAGCAGGCGATGGATAAATTCTTTGCGGGCGTGGCGGAAGAAAGAACCGGAATGGCGGGCCGATTCCTCACTCCCACGCAGGGCAATCTCCAGCAAATCAGTGCCACTTCGACTCAGGACTTCCTGGTCCTGGACGCCCGAGGACGACTGCAATGGCTGGGACCCTCGCAATTGCGGAAGGGCGATCTGGCGGCACTCGCCGAGCGGCTCACCAGGGAAGGATCGCTGCTTTATCCGCTGTCGTCCGCCGCAGAAACGGCCTTCTGGGACCCTGCCGTGGAAACAGGGCCGGACGGCAAAGCCACGCTCACGATTCCCCTTCCCGATCGGGCCACCACATGGCGACTCATCGCCCAGGGGGTCACCGTCGATACCCTGGTGGGTGAAGACGATATCACCATCCAGGCGAAGAAGGATTTCTTCGCCGAGGTCAAATGGCCCGGGGTGTTGCGGCTGGGCGATACAGTCGAGATTCCCGTCGTGCTCCACAACGGCCGTTTTGACTCAGGCATCGTGGAAGTCGCGCTGACGCGGCTCGTCGGTGCCCGTCGCACCACCGATACGCGGCGGGTCACCTTCCAGCAAAAGGGGGCTGCATCGGTGACGTTCACCGTACCGGTGGAGATGCCCGCCGAATGGTACGAAGCCCTCAAGGCGGCCGAGAAACCCGAGCAGGTGGAAGAACTCCTGCGGCAGAGTGTGGAGTTTCATCTGGCAGTCCTCGACCCGAGCTCCCAAGAGGTGCTGGACAGCACCACACAGTCCATCCCGCTGCGACCGCAGGGCGTGATGGAGTATCTGACGAGCGGCGGTTCTGCAACCGGCGACACGACCACGTGGCTGGAACTGGCAAATGTCGCGGGAAGTTCGCCCTGGTTGATGGAAATCCTCGTCGGACCGAGCGTCGAGCGAAGCCTGCTCGACCTTGTGACGGGTTCACCCCAACAGGTCAGATTGGCTCTCATCGAAACCTCGTCTCCTGCGGAAAAGCTGGTGGCGGAGTTGATGACGGCAGTGGTCGTCCAGGATTATCTCCGCAAAGCGGTTCCGCAGGACGTTTCCATGATGCCGGTTATCGATGCGCGGATCCGTACTGCTATTGCCGGATTGGTGGCCAGCCAGCAGGAGGACGGCGGATGGGCCTGGATCGGATGTGTGTTGCCGGAAGAAAGAGCCAAAAGAAAAGTCGCTTCCGATTCGCGGACGTCAGCTCTGACCTTCTGGGCCCTGTGCCTGGCGCGCGCGGCAGGCTACGGAGTTGCCCAACCCACCATGGATCGCGCGACCGAGTTCCTCAACCAAGCTATTGCCAGGGCACCGGCCGAGGATAACGAAATCCGCGCGGTCCTCGTTCATGCGCTGGCCCAGCAAAAACAGGCCGATTTTGCTCTCCTTAACCGGCTCCATCGGGAAAGACAGAATCTCTCCCTGGAAGGCAAACTGTACCTGACCCTGGCCCTGGCTGCCATGGATCGAAAGCCGATGGCGGAGGAAGTGCTCAAATTGATTGACCCTGCCGTCCTGGCTGAGGCGAAACCGCAGGATCGGGTTGCCTGGGGAACTCTCTCCCCGGCCGAGGCCCATGCGTTGTACGCCCTCGCTCTGGAAGCCGTTCTACCCCAATCCCCTGAATTGCCCCGGCAGATCGATTGGCTGATGGCGCACCGTGTGGGGAACCGATGGATTCCCGATCGGGCCACCGGCCCGGCTGCCTTCGCCCTCACCCAGTGGTTCGCCAACCAGGGATTTCAGAATGAAAGCTGCCGGATCACGGTGTTCGTCAACGATTTTCAGGTAGCCAGTCTTTCCCTCCATCCGCAGTCGACGACGCAGTCGGTGCTGGTTCCGCCAAAATTTCTCGTAAAAGGAAAACAGCGGATCCAGTTTCGTGTGGAAGGACGAGCCCGTTACACCTACCAGTGCCTCGCCAGCCACTTCGTCCCCATGGCCCAGGCGCGGGAAACGCCCTACCGTTACATACTCCGGGCGGCACCGCTGGAGGTGGAGGGACGTGAGATTCCGGCAGGGGTTGCACCGGTGATCCCCAAGCCAGGCTGGTCGATGCCCGTGAACACCGTCACTCAGCTTGCCGTGGGCAAGCAGGCGATTGTATCGGTGGATGTCTTCCCCGGGTGGGATCAAAAGAGCAACCAGATCACCCAGCTCATCGTCAGTGTGCCAATTCCCGGTGGGGCGGCCGTGGTGCCGCAGTCCATCCAGACAACATCCGAACGTTATGAAATCCGGCCGGGAGAAGTCGTCTTCTACGTCAATCGGCGGGACCCTGCCGTCGGCGTCTCGTTCAATTTCCGCATCGTGGGATTGGTACCGGGCAAATACGACCTCGATGCCGTGGTCGTGCGAGATGCCAACGATCCTGCAGGTTACGGCGTCATTCGTCCCGGGCGATCTTCCGAAGGAAATATGAAGCTCGAAGTGCTCCCATCGGGAAGTCCCAGTAAGGATCAGTACGTCCTCTCGCCCCAGGAGATGTATGAACTGGGGAAGATTGCTTTCAACAAACAGAACTGGCAGGAGGCAGAAAAGTATCTCAGCCAGCTCCTGACGAGTACAAACTGGCGGGTGCGGGATGAGGTCCTCAAAGAGCTGGCCCCGATGATGGTGGACATTTATCTCCAGCTCGACAAGCCGCACGAGGTGGTCCAGTATTTTGAAATCCTCAAAGTCAAATGGCCGGATTTCGAGATCCCGTTCGAAAAAATCCTCAAAATCGCCGCCTGTTACGAGCGGATGGGCGAATACGAGCGAAGTTTTCTCATCTTCCGCGCCACCTTGGAAAGCCGGTTTGTCGCCGACAGCAATGTGGCGGGGTTCCTCGATGATCAGAAGGAGTTTCTCCGCAGCGTGGAGGTGATGAACCGGCTGCTTGCGGAATATCCGCCCGAACCGTACACGGCGGCCGCTCGGTATGCCCTGGCTCAGCGGATTTACGCCAAGTCAGGGGAAGACGATCCTCGGCTCCGCAGGGCGCGAATCAACCGCATCCACCTGGTCCATCTGGCGTGGGAAATGCTTGACCGCTTCTTGACAGCATTCTCCGAGGATCCGGCGGCTGATCAGGCGGCCTTTGCCGCAGCCAATGCCCTCCTCGACGGGCGTTTCTACGAACAGGCCGCCGCTTCTGCCGCCCGATACGCCCAGCGCTACCCCAAGAGTCCTCTCGTGGACAGCTTCTGGTACATGATCGGGTATTGCCAGTACGCGATGGGACAATACCAGCAGGCTATCGACATGTGCAAGAAGGTCGCCGAAACGAAGCGAACGGATCCCGCCACTGGCCGAACCGTGGAAAGTCCCAACAAATGGCAGGCGCTCTACATTCTCGGGCAGATCTACCACAGTCTCGGACAACCCGTCCAGGCCATCCAGTACTACGGCATGGTTGCCCAGCGATTCTCGGATGCCAGAGAGGCCATCGAGTACTTCACCCGCAAGGCCATCGAGATTCCCGAGGTGACGACCATCCCACCCGGCAAACCGGTCACGGTACCCCTTCATTTCCGCAATCTGGCCACGTGTGAAGTGCGGGCGTACCGCGTGGACCTGTTCAAATTCGCTTTGCTCAAACGAGATCTCGCCGGGATCACGGAAATCAATCTGGCGGGCATCCGTCCGGAGTACGAAGAAACGCTTACTCTCGGCGACGGCCGGGACTACCGCGATCGGGAACTGGCATTGAAGTTGCCCTTCCAGAAAGAGGGGGCCTATTTGGTCGTCTGCCGTGGCGAGTCCCTCTACACCAGCGGGATGGTTGTCGTCTCTCCGCTGACCCTGGAAGTCCAGGAAGATCCCAGCTCCGGTCGTGTGCGGGTGACCATCAAGGATAGTTCCGGCAACTTCGTGAAAGGTGTGGAAGTGAAAGTCATCGGCAGCCGCAACGGGGACTTCGTCTCCGGCGAAACCGATTTACGTGGCGTGTTTGTGGCCGACGGCATCCGCGGAACGGTCACAGTGATTGCCCGCTACCAGGGTGACAAGTATGCCTTCTACCGCGGAAAAGTCGAACTTCTGCCGGAGGCTCTCCCAGCCGCCCAGGCTCCCCAGGGAGCGCCGGTCCCGGGACGGACAGGCAAACCGGGCGAACTGCCACGCCGCCGACCGGAAGACGAACTGCTGCGAGGGCTTCGAGAAAGCAATCAACTCTTCCAGCAACAGCAGATCGAAAATCTGCAACGGATGTACCGCGAGAATCGCAAAGGAGTGGAAGCATCCCAGGCGTTCTGA